One window from the genome of Myxococcaceae bacterium encodes:
- a CDS encoding glycosyltransferase: MSQDGLTDHIGQSQVVPYLIGLAKLGYQLHIVSAEKEGREQCIQEHAAKLSKAGIAWTRTKYSNRIQIFDQFRTQCRLYMAVRRLIQNNNVEFLHCRSHPAAIIGFLLKKRFRIKYIFDFRDFYADCGIEKSIIISRMIYLLIKKLEPLMLNKSDYIVCLTERSREILVQQYPSLIAKKFQTIPCCADFTHFDPQGVSTDRVEQIRKELKFSEHDFILVYLGSLGFDYLLSEMLYLFKELIKINDKSNFLFILNNGFEAVEREANRLSLPLEKIQSVSVQRAEIPDYLALADMSVVFIRSSLSKAGCSPTKLAELFASNIPVIANAGVGDLDAIIDPEQNGSVLVKDFSPAALRTALIELLEMRTRKVSIRKNSFSYSLETGVSLYAGVYAKLLEDECLIS; the protein is encoded by the coding sequence GTGTCACAGGATGGTTTGACGGATCACATCGGTCAATCTCAGGTGGTGCCATATTTGATTGGTTTAGCGAAGTTGGGTTACCAATTGCACATTGTCAGTGCAGAAAAAGAGGGGCGGGAGCAGTGCATTCAGGAACATGCGGCTAAGCTATCAAAAGCTGGAATCGCATGGACAAGAACAAAGTATTCAAATCGTATTCAGATATTTGATCAATTTCGTACTCAATGCCGACTCTACATGGCAGTTCGAAGATTGATTCAAAATAATAATGTTGAATTTCTTCATTGTCGCAGTCACCCGGCAGCAATTATCGGTTTTTTATTGAAAAAAAGATTTAGAATTAAATATATTTTTGATTTCCGAGATTTTTATGCCGATTGTGGCATTGAAAAATCGATAATTATCTCGCGTATGATTTATTTGTTAATTAAAAAATTAGAACCTTTGATGCTAAATAAGTCAGACTATATTGTTTGCTTAACGGAGCGTTCGCGCGAGATTTTGGTTCAGCAATACCCGAGTTTAATCGCCAAAAAATTTCAAACGATTCCATGTTGTGCAGATTTTACTCATTTTGATCCACAAGGAGTGTCAACAGATAGAGTGGAACAGATCCGTAAAGAACTAAAATTTTCAGAGCATGATTTCATTCTGGTCTATCTTGGAAGCCTTGGTTTCGATTACTTGCTTTCTGAAATGTTATATTTATTTAAAGAATTGATTAAAATTAATGATAAATCAAATTTTTTATTCATATTAAATAATGGATTTGAAGCAGTCGAAAGAGAGGCAAATCGGCTTAGCTTGCCTTTGGAGAAGATTCAGTCTGTTTCGGTTCAGCGTGCTGAAATTCCAGATTATTTGGCCCTTGCAGATATGTCCGTTGTCTTTATTCGTTCTTCGCTATCCAAAGCGGGTTGTTCTCCAACCAAACTAGCGGAGTTATTTGCGAGCAATATACCGGTGATTGCGAATGCTGGAGTTGGGGATCTGGATGCGATTATCGATCCTGAGCAAAATGGATCGGTTTTGGTAAAAGATTTCTCACCTGCAGCGCTTCGAACAGCTTTGATTGAATTGCTTGAAATGAGAACCCGTAAAGTTTCCATCAGGAAAAATAGTTTTAGCTATTCCTTGGAAACAGGGGTCTCTCTCTATGCGGGTGTCTATGCGAAACTATTGGAGGATGAATGCTTAATATCGTGA
- a CDS encoding YvcK family protein: protein MLNIVILNGGRGASALIPKLLEHRNFRVTSVVNAYDDGKSTGEIRKFFSMLGPSDIRKVQELMLSQDEPDYESCLRLFQYRFPNNASRVDALAHLERFAAGQDLCLVGLEFNNSIVYKALKRFVAEFLKGLQVAEQFLSQELEFADCSMMNCLYAGAFLVFNRDLERTTLFMDRLFRLRGSVLATNSENKKLVGLRANGEFLCCEAEIVELRSNVKLEQVYLLEPYLDYAPLKGFSRSDLKYYLETHNSHVEISGSVKLALAQADIIIYSPGTQHSSLYPTYMSFGLADVIAENRSAYKVLIPNIGADYETPNYAVSDYILGSYQYLSLGTQRICQMSDFFSVILVSHSSQKEDSSYVPYDEEECQRFGVPLMVDDFESSSASGKHNGEKTVKAILASYESAIMLSEVERCCLKR, encoded by the coding sequence ATGCTTAATATCGTGATATTGAACGGTGGTCGTGGAGCGAGTGCTCTCATTCCAAAGCTGTTGGAGCACAGAAATTTTCGAGTAACATCGGTAGTCAATGCATACGACGATGGAAAATCCACCGGCGAGATTAGAAAGTTTTTTTCTATGCTGGGCCCATCCGATATTCGTAAGGTTCAAGAACTAATGTTGAGTCAAGACGAACCCGACTACGAATCCTGTCTTCGGCTCTTTCAGTATCGATTTCCAAACAATGCTTCTAGAGTCGATGCGCTCGCTCATCTTGAACGTTTTGCTGCCGGCCAAGATCTCTGTTTGGTTGGACTCGAATTTAATAACTCCATTGTCTACAAAGCACTGAAACGGTTTGTCGCTGAATTTTTGAAGGGTCTTCAGGTCGCAGAACAATTCTTATCTCAAGAACTTGAATTCGCAGATTGCTCAATGATGAACTGTTTGTATGCCGGTGCGTTCCTTGTTTTTAACCGAGACCTGGAGCGAACCACGCTTTTTATGGATCGGTTGTTTCGCCTACGAGGCTCAGTGCTTGCGACAAATAGCGAAAATAAAAAGCTAGTAGGGCTCAGAGCCAATGGGGAGTTTTTATGCTGCGAAGCCGAGATTGTCGAGCTTCGTTCCAATGTTAAACTCGAACAAGTCTACCTTCTAGAACCCTACTTGGACTATGCACCATTGAAAGGCTTCTCGAGAAGCGATTTGAAATACTATCTTGAGACTCACAATAGTCATGTTGAGATCTCGGGCAGCGTCAAATTAGCACTCGCTCAAGCAGATATTATCATTTATTCACCGGGTACTCAGCACTCATCACTCTATCCAACGTACATGTCTTTTGGGTTGGCGGATGTGATCGCGGAAAATCGTTCTGCTTATAAAGTTTTGATTCCAAACATTGGTGCAGACTATGAGACTCCCAATTACGCTGTTTCAGATTATATTCTAGGAAGCTATCAATATTTAAGTTTAGGAACGCAAAGAATCTGTCAAATGTCTGATTTTTTTAGTGTAATTTTGGTGAGCCATTCTTCTCAAAAAGAGGATTCGAGCTATGTTCCTTACGATGAAGAAGAGTGCCAGAGATTTGGTGTTCCGCTTATGGTGGATGATTTCGAATCGAGCAGCGCTTCTGGAAAGCACAACGGAGAAAAGACGGTAAAAGCCATACTGGCCTCTTACGAGTCTGCAATCATGCTTAGTGAAGTTGAACGATGCTGCCTAAAACGTTAG
- a CDS encoding glycosyltransferase — MLPKTLAIIVTHNRKKLLERCLEHVQNQLREPDALMVIDNGSTDGTSEMLAESEIPFIRQDNLGSAGGWHRGIQYALENQYEAIWLMDDDGFPGDGSLDQLKNSLNPTVACVSSVVVKENRPNEFVFPYPLFQNGRMRLKKIQTLSQLKSVANGQFYPMVHLFNGALIPVKAILSVGNVNAQYFMFGEEVDYYFRLKKYGEVKSVLAAIHYHPSVSERSYSLEKIYYYAKNTLIINRKYRGSYWVRFLMMFVVVLFRTAYRNGVWTVIGLLLGMKNRLLYRAIVRGFKNQLGKDFDA, encoded by the coding sequence ATGCTGCCTAAAACGTTAGCAATCATTGTTACCCACAATCGGAAAAAGCTTCTGGAGCGATGCCTTGAGCACGTTCAGAATCAGCTACGCGAACCGGATGCTTTGATGGTCATTGACAACGGGAGCACGGATGGAACTTCAGAGATGCTTGCTGAGAGTGAGATCCCTTTCATTCGCCAAGACAACCTTGGGTCTGCTGGAGGTTGGCACCGCGGCATTCAATATGCTTTAGAGAATCAATATGAAGCCATCTGGCTTATGGACGATGATGGATTTCCAGGGGATGGATCTCTCGATCAGTTGAAGAATAGCCTTAATCCGACAGTGGCTTGTGTGTCATCGGTTGTGGTGAAAGAAAACAGACCTAACGAATTTGTTTTTCCGTACCCTCTATTTCAGAATGGGCGTATGAGGCTAAAAAAAATACAGACTTTAAGTCAACTTAAAAGTGTGGCAAACGGCCAATTCTATCCCATGGTACATCTGTTTAATGGTGCTTTGATTCCTGTAAAAGCGATTCTCTCTGTTGGCAATGTAAACGCTCAATATTTTATGTTCGGCGAAGAGGTTGATTACTACTTTCGGTTGAAAAAATACGGTGAAGTCAAATCCGTTTTGGCAGCAATCCATTACCATCCAAGTGTTTCAGAAAGATCTTATTCTTTGGAGAAAATTTACTATTACGCAAAAAATACTTTGATTATCAATCGAAAATATCGAGGATCCTATTGGGTTCGATTTTTGATGATGTTTGTAGTCGTATTATTTCGAACAGCTTATCGAAATGGAGTTTGGACTGTTATTGGTTTGCTATTGGGTATGAAAAATAGGCTGCTCTATCGAGCCATTGTGCGAGGTTTCAAAAACCAATTGGGCAAAGATTTTGATGCGTAA
- a CDS encoding NTP transferase domain-containing protein, with product MRKMGGLIAAAGRGSRSGLSYPKTLFLVDGKPILVRIIELMSPVVDSITVIVSPKGESAIKNCLTAQGLGADLVVQPRPQGMGDAVLKFLESTNYESTEDILLIWGDIPFIQSETINRLVQAHAQNCNDFTFVTQYVQSAYTLVERDAYGSVTGVIETREAGVLNPAQGERDIGLFLFSKEVVLSMLQKELSKKYGKITREHSFLYVVEHLVSNGFRVQSLPIAQDIELLSLNCIKDLERCAV from the coding sequence ATGCGTAAAATGGGAGGCCTTATTGCGGCTGCAGGTAGAGGCTCTCGATCGGGTTTATCGTACCCCAAGACACTTTTTCTGGTAGATGGAAAACCGATACTGGTGCGTATCATCGAGCTGATGTCTCCTGTCGTTGATTCTATTACAGTCATCGTCAGTCCAAAGGGAGAATCGGCTATAAAAAATTGTTTGACTGCACAAGGTCTGGGCGCAGATTTAGTTGTTCAACCGCGCCCACAAGGGATGGGAGATGCGGTGCTGAAATTTTTGGAATCAACCAACTACGAATCAACAGAAGATATTCTACTGATTTGGGGAGATATTCCATTTATTCAGAGTGAAACGATCAATAGGCTTGTTCAAGCACACGCACAAAATTGCAACGACTTCACTTTCGTGACTCAGTATGTGCAATCCGCTTATACTTTGGTTGAACGAGATGCCTACGGGAGCGTTACCGGAGTGATTGAAACGCGAGAGGCGGGGGTTCTAAATCCCGCTCAAGGGGAAAGAGATATCGGTTTATTTCTGTTTAGCAAAGAAGTTGTTCTTTCGATGCTACAGAAAGAACTTTCTAAAAAGTATGGAAAAATAACCAGAGAGCATAGTTTTTTATATGTTGTTGAGCATTTAGTATCGAATGGCTTTCGCGTCCAGAGTCTTCCGATTGCGCAGGATATCGAATTACTCTCGCTGAATTGTATCAAGGATCTTGAGCGATGTGCGGTTTAA